From the genome of Papaver somniferum cultivar HN1 chromosome 2, ASM357369v1, whole genome shotgun sequence, one region includes:
- the LOC113347193 gene encoding uncharacterized protein LOC113347193, with translation MSGGGLTILDGTQLRSINPVLPNTYTTDAIISGAELVKIADDQISSSFYNFSLPEYIKSDAVKRVNLDSVTQLDKQQAESKLCEYIFAIADELKDDPVIVSVLDGKSLCIFLEDEDDFAMLAENLFTDLDVEDTGKITKSETRNALLHMGVEMGVPPFSEFTHINDILKKHGAEGDEELGQAQFAELLQLVLQELADALAEKPIVIIQNVKIINGSKLRKFFVDEKQLNNLIEKVSQDIDVSKDKKWCVEKTRKFLEENGSQIGLPSTEANESVVHLFDQVFSDVDKNGKNDYELGKDDFRALVKDILENFAQQLDTNPVFHGLDC, from the exons ATGTCAGGTGGAGGTTTAACAATACTTGATGGAACTCAATTAAGAAGCATTAATCCAGTTTTACCAAATACATATACAACAGACGCCATTATTTCAGGAGCTGAGCTTGTTAAGATCGCTGATGATCAAATTTCTTCAtcattttataatttttcattaCCTGAATACATCAAATCAGATGCGGTTAAACGTGTCAATCTTGACTCTGTTACTCAACTTGATAAACAACAAGCTGAGTCTAAACTTTGTGAATACATTTTTGCTATTGCTGATGAATTGAAAG ATGATCCAGTGATTGTATCGGTTTTGGATGGGAAGTCTCTTTGtatattcttggaagatgaagatgattttgcaatgtTAGCAGAGAATTTATTTACAGATTTAGATGTTGAGGATACAGGAAAGATTACTAAGAGTGAGACAAGAAATGCTTTGCTTCATATGGGTGTTGAAATGGGGGTTCCTCCTTTCTCAG AATTCACTCATATAAATGACATCTTAAAGAAACACGGGGCtgagggggatgaagagttaggtCAGGCACAATTTGCAGAGCTACTTCAGCTTGTTCTACAAGAATTAGCTGATGCATTGGCTGAAAAACCTATCGTGATTATCCAAAATGTCAAGATTATCAATGGTTCTAAGCTACGAAAG TTTTTTGTTGATGAGAAGCAGTTGAACAATTTGATAGAGAAAGTATCCCAAGATATAGATGTTAGCAAAGataaaaaatggtgtgtggagaAAACAAGGAAATTCCTCGAGGAAAACGGGTCACAAATTGGTCTTCCATCAACAGAAGCCAATGAATCCGTGGTTCATCTTTTTGATCAGGTATTTTCTGATGTTGATAAGAATGGCAAGAATGACTATGAATTAGGGAAAGATGACTTTCGAGCACTTGTGAAAGATATTCTTGAGAATTTCGCCCAGCAACTTGATACGAATCCTGTTTTTCATGGTCTAGATTGCTGA
- the LOC113350778 gene encoding beta-carotene isomerase D27, chloroplastic-like, with protein MLDGQPRAAGHDSLMGKNNPTTVFSTAAEKERVPRVGTNHRAYDSLMGENPTTLLPTAAEKERTQIKVLIPESKFKREFFATFTTLFFAWLVGPCQVKESEIEGKMEKNVVHIPKCRLLEESKCVGMCVNLCKMPSQKFIKDSFGTPIYMKPDFDDMSCEMFYGQDPPAAVDDPATKQPCYKILCIAKQKQTRVCSTS; from the exons ATGTTGGATGGCCAACCGCGGGCAGCTGGGCATGATTCGCTAATGGGTAAAAATAACCCAACAACTGTATTCTCAACGGCtgctgaaaaggagagggtaccaa GAGTGGGTACCAACCATAGGGCATATGATTCGCTAATGGGTGAAAACCCAACAACTCTACTTCCAACGGCTGCTGAAAAGGAAAG GACACAAATTAAGGTATTGATACCAGAATCAAAGTTCAAGAGAGAATTTTTTGCTACTTTCACCACCCTATTTTTCGCTTGGCTGGTTGGACCTTGCCAG GTGAAGGAATCTGAGATAGAAGGAAAAATGGAGAAGAATGTAGTTCACATCCCCAAATGCAG GCTCTTGGAGGAGAGCAAATGTGTAGGGATGTGCGTAAACCTGTGTAAGATGCCATCGCAGAAGTTTATTAAGGATTCATTTGGAACTCCTATCTATATGAAACCCG ATTTTGATGACATGAGTTGCGAAATGTTCTACGGACAGGATCCTCCCGCAGCAGTAGATGATCCAGCAACCAAGCAACCATGCTATAAGATACTAT GCATAGCAAAGCAAAAGCAAACTCGTGTTTGTTCCACTTCGTAA
- the LOC113347195 gene encoding uncharacterized protein LOC113347195 — protein MSGGGLTILDGTQLRSINPVLPNTYTTDAIISGAELVKIADDQISSSFYNFSLPEYIKSDAVKRVNLDSVTQLDKQQAESKLCEYIFAIADELKDDPVIVSVLDGKSLCIFLEDEDDFAMLAENLFTDLDVEDTGKITKSETRNALLHMGVEMGVPPFSEFTHINDILKKHGAEGDEELGQAQFAELLQLVLQELADALAEKPIVIIQNVKIINGSKLRKFFLMRSS, from the exons ATGTCAGGTGGAGGTTTAACAATACTTGATGGAACTCAATTAAGAAGCATTAATCCAGTTTTACCAAATACATATACAACAGACGCCATTATTTCAGGAGCTGAGCTTGTTAAGATCGCTGATGATCAAATTTCTTCAtcattttataatttttcattaCCTGAATACATCAAATCAGATGCGGTTAAACGTGTCAATCTTGACTCTGTTACTCAACTTGATAAACAACAAGCTGAGTCTAAACTTTGTGAATACATTTTTGCTATTGCTGATGAATTGAAAG ATGATCCAGTGATTGTATCGGTTTTGGATGGGAAGTCTCTTTGtatattcttggaagatgaagatgattttgcaatgtTAGCAGAGAATTTATTTACAGATTTAGATGTTGAGGATACAGGAAAGATTACTAAGAGTGAGACAAGAAATGCTTTGCTTCATATGGGTGTTGAAATGGGGGTTCCTCCTTTCTCAG AATTCACTCATATAAATGACATCTTAAAGAAACACGGGGCtgagggggatgaagagttaggtCAGGCACAATTTGCAGAGCTACTTCAGCTTGTTCTACAAGAATTAGCTGATGCATTGGCTGAAAAACCTATCGTGATTATCCAAAATGTCAAGATTATCAATGGTTCTAAGCTACGAAAG TTTTTTTTGATGAGAAGCAGTTGA
- the LOC113347194 gene encoding beta-carotene isomerase D27, chloroplastic-like, with translation MEAQMILQSQRGSATNLHSFTSLRSITNQKTSTRRCSSMKIKSVLKRPSAATTASSISVIPDTIISSTSSSSTVYTDSWFDRIAIHYLSRCIQLISGMKNERTGYEGLVEAAAALHRSSNGNIDHQQGLVLQALNKAFPKPIHSFVRNSIPQSQFKREFFAKFTTLFCVWLVGRSEIKESEVEGRKEKNVVHIKKCRFLEESKCVGMCVNLCKMPSQKFIKDSLGMPVNMVPNFEDMSCEMIFGQEPPAQANDPAFKQPCYKFLCKSKQKNTSGCSTL, from the exons ATGGAGGCACAAATGATATTACAGTCTCAAAGAGGCAGCGCTACTAATCTTCATTCCTTCACTAGTTTGCGTTCGATAACCAACCAAAAGACGAGTACGCGACGATGTTCTTCGATGAAAATAAAATCAGTACTGAAAAGACCAAGTGCTGCTACTACTGCAAGTAGCATCAGTGTAATACCAGACACCATTATTAGCAGCACATCATCGAGTAGTACAGTTTATACTGATAGCTGGTTCGATCGTATTGCCATTCACTACCTATCTCGATGTATCCAACTTATTTCAG GGATGAAGAATGAGAGGACTGGTTATGAAGGTTTGGTAGAGGCAGCAGCAGCACTTCATCGAAGTTCCAATGGAAATATAGATCATCAGCAAGGATTGGTTCTTCAAGCTCTTAATAAAGCCTTCCCTAAACCCATCCATTCTTTCGTGCGAAACTCTATACCACAATCGCAGTTTAAAAGAGAATTTTTTGCAAAGTTCACAACCTTATTTTGTGTTTGGCTTGTTGGACGCAGTGAG ATCAAGGAGTCTGAAgtggaaggaagaaaagagaagaatgtAGTACACATCAAGAAATGCAGGTTTTTGGAAGAGAGCAAATGTGTAGGGATGTGCGTAAACCTATGTAAGATGCCATCGCAGAAGTTCATTAAGGACTCTTTAGGAATGCCAGTTAACATGGTTCCAA ATTTTGAGGATATGAGCTGCGAAATGATCTTCGGACAAGAACCTCCGGCACAAGCAAATGATCCAGCATTTAAACAACCATGCTACAAGTTCTTAtgcaaatcaaaacaaaagaacacTTCAGGATGTTCAACCTTGTAA